One bacterium DNA segment encodes these proteins:
- a CDS encoding glycosyltransferase — protein MASELSNRNIAFVHDYLLNPGGAERVLGAMAGVFPEAPIHALLYDEEKIGHLFPKERVIISFLQRFPKFFQNRPKYLAPLLPIAAESFDLRDYELVISSSSAFAKGVVTRARTTHICYCHSPMRYAWDFTHEYQTDTREKRTIRFPVRLIQHYLRLWDRTAADRVHYFIANSKTVSARIKKYYRRDAAVIYPPVAVDAYRPTEAHDGYFLIVSRLVPYKRVDLAVQAFNKLQLPLVVAGDGVERKNLERIAGPTVQFLGPVSEEKKSELMERCRAFIFPGEDDFGITAVEAMAAGKPVLAYRKGGVCETVIEGVTGEFFDDPAPEALADGVRRLRENLQSYDHALIRKRAEEFRTERFQKEFRAYLKNTF, from the coding sequence ATGGCATCCGAACTTTCTAATAGAAACATCGCATTCGTCCACGACTACCTGCTCAATCCCGGCGGAGCAGAGCGGGTTTTAGGCGCGATGGCAGGAGTTTTTCCTGAAGCACCGATTCATGCTCTATTGTATGATGAGGAAAAGATCGGGCATCTTTTTCCGAAGGAACGCGTGATAATATCATTTCTTCAGCGCTTTCCAAAATTTTTTCAAAATCGACCAAAGTATCTTGCACCGCTTCTTCCCATTGCCGCAGAATCGTTTGATTTGCGTGATTACGAGTTGGTCATTTCCTCTTCAAGCGCATTTGCAAAAGGCGTTGTGACGCGCGCAAGAACGACACATATCTGCTACTGCCACAGCCCCATGCGCTACGCGTGGGATTTTACGCACGAATACCAGACCGACACGCGTGAGAAACGAACAATCCGTTTTCCGGTAAGACTTATACAGCACTATCTGCGGCTCTGGGACCGCACAGCCGCAGACCGCGTACATTATTTCATTGCCAATTCAAAAACGGTCTCCGCCCGCATAAAAAAATATTATCGTAGAGATGCTGCGGTCATATACCCTCCCGTTGCCGTTGACGCGTACCGCCCGACAGAAGCACATGACGGTTATTTTCTCATCGTATCCCGCCTCGTTCCTTATAAACGCGTTGATTTGGCCGTTCAGGCGTTCAACAAGCTCCAACTTCCACTGGTGGTAGCGGGAGATGGGGTGGAGCGCAAGAACCTCGAACGTATCGCAGGACCTACCGTACAATTTCTTGGTCCTGTTTCTGAGGAGAAAAAAAGTGAATTGATGGAACGATGCAGGGCATTTATTTTCCCCGGCGAAGACGATTTCGGCATTACGGCAGTGGAGGCTATGGCGGCCGGAAAGCCGGTACTTGCGTATCGCAAAGGAGGTGTTTGCGAGACGGTTATTGAAGGAGTGACGGGAGAGTTCTTTGATGACCCGGCTCCCGAGGCGCTTGCGGATGGCGTTCGCCGTCTTCGCGAGAATCTGCAAAGTTACGATCATGCGCTCATACGGAAGCGAGCGGAAGAATTTCGCACGGAGCGTTTCCAAAAGGAGTTCAGAGCCTATCTCAAAAATACTTTTTAG
- the frr gene encoding ribosome recycling factor, with product MENQFLTDCKKKFEHVLDIFVKDIASLRTGRASPALVEDIEADYYGTKTPIKHMAAINVSGPTEILIQPWDKAALKPIEEAIQKSKLGINPIVNADGIRLSLPKLSQERREQLVKLLKEKAEEARIGLRKEREDTLRVVSRLFDEKKLGEDEKFRAKDDVQKLVDEFNKKIEETVVRKEGDIMTI from the coding sequence ATGGAAAATCAATTCCTCACCGATTGCAAAAAGAAGTTTGAACATGTGCTGGATATCTTTGTGAAAGATATTGCTTCTTTGCGCACGGGAAGGGCAAGCCCTGCGCTCGTAGAGGATATTGAGGCGGATTATTACGGCACAAAAACCCCTATCAAGCACATGGCCGCTATCAATGTTTCGGGTCCTACAGAAATTCTCATACAGCCCTGGGACAAGGCCGCGTTGAAGCCCATTGAAGAGGCTATCCAAAAATCGAAGCTCGGCATCAATCCCATCGTGAATGCCGATGGCATCCGGTTAAGCCTCCCGAAACTTTCACAGGAGCGCCGGGAGCAACTGGTGAAATTATTGAAGGAGAAAGCGGAGGAGGCGCGCATCGGGCTCCGCAAAGAACGCGAAGATACCTTGCGCGTGGTTTCTCGGCTTTTTGATGAAAAGAAACTCGGGGAAGACGAGAAGTTCAGGGCGAAAGATGACGTGCAAAAACTCGTTGATGAATTCAACAAGAAAATAGAGGAGACGGTCGTAAGAAAGGAAGGGGACATCATGACCATTTGA
- a CDS encoding glycosyltransferase family 39 protein, whose protein sequence is MLPRKKLIVNGIALAMLAVMGGLMFLSIEDDAIIIDEDPHIGAGYSYLRTGDFRLNPEHPPLMKDLGALPLLWMNLKEPWGHKSWVSDINGQWEFGRALIFGSGNDADAITQAVKIPMMLFTLFLGLIIFLWTKKEFGEKTALLATFFYAFSPTFLAHGRFVTTDVGASAGFFVATIAFLRFLKNPTDGNVLWAGLALGFAFLVKFNTFMLLPIFFIMMVLWVIAYKKRHVSHIPPSQHAHLPFSGRGETHAEEHFEDEAERHAHFWPMLFKFIAVVIVAYIAIYPLYWHHTRNYPNERQKADTTQILTTYSVGAMRGLAALMQEKDIYPQYAPYVLDFPKNLVIWGSDKLLLKPYAEYFLGLLMVFQRVAGGNTTYFLGEVSKYGSPWYFPVVYALKEPLTIHLLTIIALIFALTGVRGLLKGRAWLRAHFTEIAFLLVAAFYWWTSVRAILNIGVRHILPAFPFIYIVVSQQIITLYKKIASPPKTDPAIGAIPATMPVPKNSMVLIRWGLHMILGALMLWQALSVLRVHPFYLAYFNEMAGGPDGGAEYVTDSNLDWGQDLKRLAQFVEERDIKEIWFDYFGWADPYYYLKEKRKWLSSSDGPKKGWVAVSASFYQGSRQNPKEDYRLWLTPDKLVATIGHSIYVFYVE, encoded by the coding sequence ATGCTACCAAGAAAAAAGTTAATCGTCAATGGTATAGCCCTTGCCATGCTCGCGGTCATGGGTGGCTTGATGTTTTTGAGCATCGAGGATGATGCCATCATTATCGACGAGGATCCGCACATTGGCGCAGGCTATAGCTACTTGCGCACAGGAGATTTTAGATTAAACCCCGAACATCCTCCGCTCATGAAGGACCTTGGGGCCTTGCCGCTCCTCTGGATGAACCTGAAAGAACCCTGGGGCCACAAAAGCTGGGTAAGCGATATCAACGGGCAGTGGGAATTTGGACGGGCTCTTATATTCGGGTCGGGCAATGATGCCGACGCCATCACCCAGGCAGTTAAGATACCGATGATGCTTTTCACGCTGTTTCTGGGTCTTATCATCTTTTTGTGGACAAAAAAAGAATTCGGAGAAAAAACTGCGTTGCTGGCCACGTTCTTCTATGCCTTCTCCCCCACGTTCCTTGCGCACGGAAGATTCGTCACCACCGACGTTGGCGCCAGCGCCGGTTTTTTTGTAGCGACTATCGCCTTCCTGAGATTTTTGAAAAACCCAACCGACGGAAACGTGCTTTGGGCGGGACTTGCGCTGGGGTTTGCGTTCCTGGTCAAATTCAACACGTTCATGCTCCTTCCCATTTTTTTCATTATGATGGTGCTTTGGGTTATCGCCTATAAAAAGCGGCATGTCTCGCACATACCGCCCTCCCAGCATGCACACCTGCCATTCAGTGGACGCGGAGAAACACATGCTGAAGAGCACTTCGAGGACGAAGCGGAACGCCATGCGCATTTCTGGCCGATGCTTTTTAAGTTTATTGCCGTGGTCATCGTGGCGTACATTGCCATATACCCGCTTTATTGGCATCACACGCGCAACTACCCCAACGAGCGCCAGAAAGCGGATACCACGCAGATACTCACCACATATTCAGTTGGCGCCATGCGAGGACTCGCCGCCCTCATGCAAGAAAAGGATATCTACCCTCAATATGCTCCATATGTCCTTGATTTTCCGAAAAATCTTGTCATATGGGGTTCGGATAAACTGCTTCTTAAGCCCTACGCCGAATATTTCCTGGGGCTTCTCATGGTGTTCCAGCGCGTTGCGGGCGGAAATACTACCTATTTTCTTGGAGAGGTTTCCAAATATGGATCACCTTGGTATTTCCCCGTCGTCTATGCGCTAAAAGAACCTTTAACAATCCATCTGCTCACGATTATAGCGCTTATCTTCGCGCTCACGGGCGTGCGAGGCCTTCTGAAGGGAAGAGCGTGGTTACGAGCGCACTTTACCGAGATCGCCTTTTTGTTGGTTGCGGCATTCTACTGGTGGACGAGCGTGCGGGCCATTCTCAACATCGGCGTACGGCATATTCTTCCGGCCTTCCCTTTTATCTATATAGTGGTAAGTCAGCAAATAATCACGCTTTATAAAAAAATCGCATCCCCACCGAAAACCGACCCTGCCATAGGGGCAATTCCAGCAACAATGCCGGTGCCAAAAAACAGCATGGTTCTAATACGGTGGGGATTGCACATGATTCTGGGAGCGCTCATGCTCTGGCAGGCGCTTTCGGTCTTACGAGTCCATCCGTTCTATCTTGCCTACTTCAATGAGATGGCCGGCGGACCTGATGGCGGAGCCGAATATGTTACGGACTCCAATCTTGACTGGGGTCAAGATTTAAAGCGTCTCGCACAGTTCGTCGAGGAACGAGACATTAAAGAAATTTGGTTCGACTATTTCGGCTGGGCAGATCCCTATTACTACCTGAAAGAAAAACGCAAGTGGCTTTCGAGCAGCGACGGACCCAAAAAGGGGTGGGTAGCCGTTTCCGCGTCGTTCTACCAGGGAAGCCGACAAAATCCGAAGGAGGACTACCGATTATGGCTTACTCCCGATAAACTTGTTGCCACCATCGGGCACTCTATCTATGTGTTTTACGTTGAATAG